In the genome of Nicoliella spurrieriana, the window AAGAATGCTTGATATTAAGCTTAGTTAATAGTTTTTCGAATTGATCACTAATGTACTGGCTACCCATATCGCTGTGTAAGAAGACTGGTTTATCAGTGTTCTTAACTGCTGCTTGCATTGTTTTAGTCACTAGTTCGGCAGTCATTTCATTCCCCACTCGGTGTGCTACAACTTGATGATTATTGGGATTGTAGACACTAGCTAAATAGACCCATTTATGATTAGTCAATGGAATATACGTGATATCTGCACACCATGCGGAGTGCCAATCTTTATTAACTAAATTGAATCGTTGTTTATAATCGTTGTGCATAGTTGGTTTATGGTTTTTTTATTCATGACGGAATGTACTTCCATGGAATGCATTAGCTTCTAAACCGTTCTAGAACTAACTTTGAGGCTTTGATTCAAAAGGATCTGGTGAATTCTTGGATACCCATAGACATACCGGCTCTGCTTCCAAGCGACTAAAATATCCCGTTTTAAAATAATATTTTGCTGATATCGAGCTGTTGGTTTATAATTGAACCAGTAATATATAGGTGCTCTTTGGCATCTTAAAAGCATTTAGAGTAGTAGCTAAGCGATGTCCATGTTCTAAACTGTCCTTGATTAAGCCTAAGGCTAACGGTTAACGCTTCCCAAGTAACACCGCAGATCGTTTTAAAATATACATTTCCTCCTGAACTCGAGCTAATTTTTTAAATTTGAGCATATTTTTCATATGAATTTACTTTCCATCAACGTTAATAAAAGAACTTTGATTCAACCAACGACTAATCGTGTTAGCTGAAACGTCGTAGTCCTTAACTAGATATTTAATACTGTGGCCTTGTTTGGATAATGAAATAATGGAATCCTTGAATTACTTTGAATATGATTTTGGCATAATAAAAACTCCTTTAATAATAATTAAACTCGAAAGGGCACAACATAAAAATGGTCTATATTATTATCATAGGAGCAATCATAAATATTGTAAAAAAAACGATTTACTTAAACGGTAAATCGTTTTTTACTAAGATTGACAAGTTATTTTGATAATCCTATGCTTAATTAGTAAATAAATTTAACATTTAGGAGTGATGACATTGTCATTAAAAAAATCAATTCTTTACATAACTACAGCTACTTTATTCGCTGGAACAATTGGAATTGCCACTAATCCCGATGTAACTGCTAACGCAGCTACTTGGAAGACAGGAACTCCCAAAGCACTATTCGGCAACACGTCTGGTGCATGGGGCGGAACTAGTTACACTAAGTTACCACATCCAGAAAACGGTAAAAAAGGGAAATATTACTTCTCATATTCAGCTTTTCTAGGTGGTAATTATAAGGGTGGTAAGGATTCTGGATACCAACCTATCAAATATTATTTTAATAAAGATAAGAAATACGTTGCAGAACAAGGAGCTAGTCTAAAAGCCGCTAGAAATGCACACTATCAATCACTTGGTAAGGGATACTACAAGATTACCTCCGGTGGTAAGGGTAACAGTAAAAAAAGCCTAAAGTAT includes:
- a CDS encoding DDE-type integrase/transposase/recombinase, with translation MHNDYKQRFNLVNKDWHSAWCADITYIPLTNHKWVYLASVYNPNNHQVVAHRVGNEMTAELVTKTMQAAVKNTDKPVFLHSDMGSQYISDQFEKLLTKLNIKHSYSLKGHPYDNTYIENFHSMLKREIVFQTKFETIEEVTVSIDWHVR
- a CDS encoding IS3 family transposase, which gives rise to MLLRCQRAPIYYWFNYKPTARYQQNIILKRDILVAWKQSRYVYGYPRIHQILLNQSLKVSSRTV